The Vicinamibacterales bacterium genome has a segment encoding these proteins:
- the cas1 gene encoding CRISPR-associated endonuclease Cas1, translating to MIKATSAAPAMNHRSWFIDQMADEHMLREAWYRVQRGGKTGGIDGMTVDAFRPDVERRLAQLGQALNTDTYVPSPVKRVQIPKPSGGWRTLGLPTIGDRIAQTAAALVLHERIGALFSDRSFAYRPFLGPRRAALYLRSRLASARWVVTADIEKFFDNVDHRIMADQLRTTGMDDAGVRLILKWLTAPAHDGNQRYQPIKGLPQGSPVAPILANLYLTGFDTTLEAEGFAHIRYADDFVVLAGDEAEARRALGYVSAYLGSRLRLAIKPAKTQIAEANEGFTFVGFRFARDTWTIPGESLARFQEGVEAILAQPDRHALMKVAKSHNDLVRGWRNYYHGNSGEMDRQLAELDAWRVCQCRAHLTRCEQDPDGAVVWFERLVEEINEVAPPDTYSHHEETASGPPDLPPDDLDRWRQGEGQHGEQTTRGGVFASTRQLHDAAIGRQQLPAIADDGWLRVPTFGSFVAKSAALLVVRRKKQVIFECPFDDVSCLTIEASGVALSTVVIEECARRGIPVAVCRLSGKPVARILPARSPLDATMVRRQFAASSGRSGTRLVQAILAAKLSNQRALLLYHSKYRGRSVAVRRRLLESAGTIAECARQIALLSDVPMRDARRPLFLAEAGAAAYYWQAFACLVPPGLGFKGRLHREADDVVNKALNYGYALLLSRVWVAVHRAGMEPTLGLLHTGRRRSAGLVFDLMEPFRQPVVDKAVLGLIGRGARLELNEKRELTLRTRALLQGAIARRLDRGRNSASGGLLHDIHRGTLGFRRALSDGTAYQPYRMTW from the coding sequence ATGATCAAGGCGACCTCCGCAGCGCCGGCGATGAACCATCGAAGCTGGTTCATCGACCAGATGGCTGACGAACACATGCTGCGCGAAGCGTGGTACCGCGTGCAGCGTGGTGGAAAAACCGGGGGCATCGACGGGATGACCGTCGATGCGTTCCGCCCCGATGTCGAACGGCGCCTGGCGCAGTTGGGCCAGGCGCTGAACACCGACACCTACGTGCCGTCACCGGTCAAACGGGTGCAGATCCCGAAACCGTCTGGCGGCTGGCGCACACTGGGCCTGCCGACGATCGGCGATCGCATCGCACAAACCGCGGCGGCCCTCGTCCTCCACGAGCGCATCGGCGCTCTCTTCTCGGATCGCAGCTTCGCCTATCGTCCCTTCCTTGGACCTCGCCGCGCCGCGCTCTACCTCCGCAGCCGCCTGGCGTCCGCGCGCTGGGTGGTCACCGCCGACATCGAGAAGTTCTTCGACAACGTCGACCACCGCATCATGGCGGACCAGCTCCGAACAACCGGCATGGACGACGCGGGAGTACGGCTGATCCTGAAGTGGTTGACAGCGCCGGCCCACGATGGCAACCAGCGGTACCAGCCAATCAAGGGCCTCCCGCAAGGATCACCCGTCGCACCCATCCTCGCGAACCTGTACCTCACCGGCTTCGACACGACGCTGGAGGCGGAAGGGTTTGCCCACATCCGCTACGCCGACGACTTCGTGGTGCTCGCTGGCGACGAAGCCGAGGCGCGCCGCGCCCTTGGTTACGTGTCTGCCTATCTCGGCTCGCGCCTCCGTCTCGCGATTAAGCCCGCGAAGACCCAGATCGCCGAGGCCAACGAAGGCTTCACCTTCGTCGGTTTTCGCTTTGCCCGGGACACGTGGACCATCCCGGGCGAATCGCTGGCGCGCTTCCAGGAGGGAGTGGAGGCAATTCTCGCGCAGCCCGACCGACACGCGCTGATGAAGGTGGCGAAGTCCCACAACGACCTCGTCCGAGGCTGGCGAAACTACTACCACGGTAATTCCGGCGAGATGGACCGCCAACTCGCCGAACTGGACGCCTGGCGGGTGTGCCAGTGCCGGGCCCACCTGACCCGGTGCGAGCAGGATCCGGATGGCGCCGTCGTGTGGTTCGAGCGGCTCGTCGAAGAGATCAACGAGGTTGCGCCACCGGACACGTACTCGCACCACGAGGAGACAGCCAGCGGCCCACCTGACCTGCCACCTGACGATCTCGACCGGTGGCGGCAGGGCGAGGGGCAACATGGTGAGCAGACAACGCGCGGCGGCGTGTTCGCGAGCACGCGGCAACTTCACGATGCCGCCATCGGCCGCCAGCAGCTGCCAGCGATCGCCGATGACGGCTGGCTCCGCGTTCCCACCTTTGGCAGCTTCGTGGCGAAATCGGCGGCCCTCCTCGTCGTCCGGCGAAAGAAGCAGGTGATCTTCGAGTGCCCGTTCGACGATGTGTCGTGCCTCACCATCGAAGCGAGCGGCGTGGCGCTCTCCACCGTCGTGATCGAGGAGTGCGCGCGCCGCGGGATTCCCGTGGCCGTTTGCCGTCTGTCTGGAAAGCCGGTCGCCCGCATCCTGCCGGCGCGATCACCGCTGGATGCCACGATGGTTCGCAGGCAGTTCGCCGCCAGTTCGGGGAGATCGGGAACGCGGTTGGTTCAGGCCATTCTCGCGGCGAAGCTGTCGAATCAGCGTGCGCTGTTGCTCTACCACAGCAAGTACAGGGGGAGGAGCGTCGCGGTCAGAAGGCGTCTGCTCGAATCGGCCGGCACGATTGCGGAGTGCGCGCGCCAGATCGCGCTCCTGTCGGACGTGCCGATGCGAGATGCGAGGCGGCCGTTGTTTCTCGCTGAAGCCGGGGCCGCCGCTTACTACTGGCAGGCCTTCGCCTGCCTCGTTCCACCCGGGCTCGGGTTCAAGGGCCGTCTTCATCGTGAGGCGGACGACGTGGTGAACAAGGCCCTGAACTACGGCTATGCCCTCCTGCTCAGCCGGGTCTGGGTGGCCGTTCACCGGGCCGGCATGGAGCCGACCCTTGGCCTTCTGCACACGGGCCGGCGACGGTCTGCCGGCCTTGTGTTCGACTTGATGGAGCCATTCCGCCAGCCGGTTGTGGACAAGGCGGTGCTTGGCCTGATCGGGCGCGGCGCCAGGCTGGAATTGAATGAGAAGCGGGAGTTGACGCTCCGTACCCGCGCTCTGCTTCAGGGAGCGATCGCGCGCCGTCTCGACCGTGGGCGGAACAGCGCGTCCGGAGGTCTGCTCCACGACATTCATCGCGGCACTCTCGGTTTTCGGCGGGCGCTCAGCGACGGCACCGCGTATCAGCCCTATCGAATGACATGGTGA